From the genome of Psychrobacter sp. M13:
TTTATTATTTAATAGTAAGTCCGTTTGACTGGTTCAAGCTGGGTATCTTACTATTAAATATCGTCATTGTGATTGTGGTTTATCGCAATATGAAACGCAAAGGTTTGATTTAAAGTATCCTATTGTCAATGCTATAACTGCTCATCCTTAATAGGGCTGATGGTTTTGGCCACTCGGCCCACACTGAGTCCTTGCACCAGTATAGAGAATACAACGACCCCATAAGTCAATGCCAGTAGGATGTCACGCTCGCGACCTGCTGGCAGCTGCAATACTAGCGCTACCGAAATACCACCACGCAACCCGCCCCAAGTCAAAACTTTCCAAGCGCCAACAGGTAGCTCAAGCTGATGTCTAAAGGTACGCGTGGTAGTACCGACGACGATAAATCGCGCCAACAGTGCGATAATAATCGTCAAGCCTGCTGCTATAAATAGATTGCCAGAGTAGGCAATCATCACCACCTCTAAACCGATTAATACAAATAAAATCGCATTTAATATCTCATCAATCAATTCCCAAAATAGATCGATATAATGGCGAGTTTTGTCACTCATCGCTAAGGCGCGACCGCGATTACCTACCATTAGTCCCATCATCACCATAGCCAATGGCCCTGATAGATGCCAATGGCTGGCAAGCGCGTAACCGCCGATTACGCCAGCTAAGGTCAACAGCACCTCTTCTTGATAACTATCAATACTCTGGAGCATATAATATAAAATAGCACCGAGCACTAGACCGAAAACGATACCGCCGCCAGCTTCAACGGCTAGCGTATGCGCCACATAGTTGACTGTGGGAATATCGCCACTCGATAAAATACCTAGTAATAATACAAAGATAACAACGCCAATACCGTCGTTAAATAAAGACTCGCCAGCGATAACGGTCTCGATGCTCTTAGGAGCACCCGCAGAGGCCAAAATACCCATAACTGCGATTGGGTCAGTCGGTGAGATTAAAGCGCCAAATAGTAAACACCAAATAAAGGATAGCTCAAAGCCAAACAGGGGCAGCATATAATAGATAGCCGCTGCAATAAGTACTGCTGACACTATAGTGCCGATGCAAGCTAAAATACCAATAGGCAGCTTATATCGTCTCAAATCGCTAACATTGACGTGTAATGCGGCTGCAAATAATAGCATAGAGAGCATACCATCGAGCAAAACCTCAGTAAAATCAAGCTGATCTAGTAAGCTCATCTCATAATCAATCAACTGATCAAATCCTAAAAACCCCAAAAATATCGCTACAATAGATAGCAAGATAGAGATTACCATCACGCCGATGGTCGTTGGCAGTCCAATAAAGCGATGATTAACATAAGTCAAAAGCGCTGTGATTGACAAAAATATAGCGCTGATTTCAAGTACAGTTAGGCTGGTTGCGGATGTCATAAAAAGCTCTTTGATAGGTCTTGATTGATTCAAAAGTAATAAAGCGAAAGCTAGCTTGATTGAGTCTCTAATGCTTTACGAATATGCTCATTAAAGGCGCTAGTGTATTCAAAATATTGATGCTTGGCGTTATCATCATGGATAAACTGCCGAGCCTGAGCACACATGGCTTTCAAGTCTAACATCAACTCATTATAGGCAAGGTTTTCTCGTCCTGCACGCTCAATGAGAGTCAGCTCATGCAGTAAAGCTTGACGCTGTGCGCTATTGACCCGCGCATAGTTCAAGTCTGTAATAGCTTGGCATAGCGCTTTCAACACCATTAAGTCTGCCGTAGCGTAGCGACGTATTTCACCGAGAGAGCTATCGATAAAGTCCGAAATCTTAGGGTTT
Proteins encoded in this window:
- a CDS encoding sodium:proton antiporter; translation: MTSATSLTVLEISAIFLSITALLTYVNHRFIGLPTTIGVMVISILLSIVAIFLGFLGFDQLIDYEMSLLDQLDFTEVLLDGMLSMLLFAAALHVNVSDLRRYKLPIGILACIGTIVSAVLIAAAIYYMLPLFGFELSFIWCLLFGALISPTDPIAVMGILASAGAPKSIETVIAGESLFNDGIGVVIFVLLLGILSSGDIPTVNYVAHTLAVEAGGGIVFGLVLGAILYYMLQSIDSYQEEVLLTLAGVIGGYALASHWHLSGPLAMVMMGLMVGNRGRALAMSDKTRHYIDLFWELIDEILNAILFVLIGLEVVMIAYSGNLFIAAGLTIIIALLARFIVVGTTTRTFRHQLELPVGAWKVLTWGGLRGGISVALVLQLPAGRERDILLALTYGVVVFSILVQGLSVGRVAKTISPIKDEQL